One Chanodichthys erythropterus isolate Z2021 chromosome 10, ASM2448905v1, whole genome shotgun sequence DNA segment encodes these proteins:
- the LOC137029544 gene encoding olfactory receptor 1E16-like → MLQKNWTTITEFIIVGFPGLHPDYYGLVAAIFFIVYTTTVAGNTVFLVLFVTLRSLRKPMYIILASLAISDMCFSTVALPKIISRYWFDAGATPFHTCFFQMELIHYFGTLNSIIMMIMALDRYVAICYSLRYQAVMTNRITYILNITAWVIAFITPTVATLHTQQLPYCGPKLIIQCYCDHISITNLACADNSKQILVALCVALLVLLVPLAFIIYSYCHIIMSLMRLSSSQSRWKSFATCSTQLCIIALFYLPRCAVYIASFLQIQISKDFRIVLILLYSLVPPLINPFIYCLRTHEIRNIVSRWLSRQRAMGETSRINVITL, encoded by the coding sequence ATGCTACAGAAGAACTGGACGACAATCACTGAGTTTATCATTGTGGGCTTCCCTGGACTCCATCCAGACTACTATGGCCTGGTCGCTGCTATTTTCTTCATCGTCTACACGACCACAGTGGCTGGGAACACTGTTTTTCTGGTGCTGTTTGTCACTTTACGGAGCCTCAGGAAGCCCATGTACATTATCCTCGCGAGCCTGGCAATATCTGATATGTGTTTCTCCACTGTTGCCTTACCTAAGATCATATCCAGGTACTGGTTTGATGCGGGAGCAACCCCCTTCCACACTTGCTTCTTCCAAATGGAACTAATCCACTATTTTGGGACATTAAActcaataataatgatgatcaTGGCTCTTGATCGCTATGTGGCTATTTGTTACTCTCTGAGATATCAGGCTGTTATGACTAACCGCATCACGTACATCCTAAACATCACGGCTTGGGTAATTGCTTTTATCACCCCCACAGTAGCCACCCTACACACTCAACAGCTTCCTTACTGTGGCCCTAAACTGATCATTCAGTGCTACTGCGACCACATCTCTATTACCAACCTGGCCTGTGCTGACAACAGCAAGCAGATTTTGGTGGCCCTGTGCGTTGCCCTACTCGTGCTTCTTGTCCCTCTAGCCTTCATCATTTACTCTTACTGTCACATCATAATGTCTCTAATGAGGCTGTCGAGCTCTCAGAGTCGCTGGAAAAGTTTTGCCACCTGCAGCACGCAGCTGTGCATCATTGCACTGTTTTACTTGCCTCGCTGCGCAGTGTATATAGCCAGTTTCCTGCAAATCCAAATCAGCAAAGATTTCAGGATAGTTCTCATACTACTCTACAGTCTCGTTCCACCACTGATAAACCCCTTCATTTACTGTTTACGAACACATGAAATCAGAAACATTGTGAGCAGATGGTTGAGCAGGCAAAGGGCCATGGGAGAAACGTCCAGAATTAATGTGATCACACTGTAG
- the LOC137029545 gene encoding olfactory receptor 1E16-like — MLQKNWTTITEFIIVGFPGLHPDYYGLVAAIFFIVYTTTVAGNTVFLVLFVTSRSLRKPMYIILASLAISDMCFSTVALPKIISRYWFDAGATPFHTCFFQMELIHYFGTLNSLIMMIMALDRYVAICYSLRYQAVMTNRITYILNITAWVTAFIAPTVATLHTQQLPYCGPKLIIQCYCDHISITNLACADNSKQILVALCVALLVLLLPLAFIIYSYCHIIMSLMRLSSSQSRWKSFATCSTQLCIIALFYLPRCAVYIASFLQIQISKDFRIVLILLYSLVPPLINPFIYCLRTHEIRNIVSRWLSRQRAMGETSRINVITL; from the coding sequence ATGCTACAGAAGAACTGGACGACAATCACTGAGTTTATCATTGTGGGCTTCCCTGGACTCCATCCAGACTACTATGGCCTGGTCGCTGCTATTTTCTTCATCGTCTACACGACCACAGTGGCTGGGAACACTGTTTTTCTGGTGCTGTTTGTCACTTCACGGAGCCTCAGGAAGCCCATGTACATTATCCTCGCGAGCCTGGCGATATCTGATATGTGTTTCTCCACTGTTGCCTTACCTAAGATCATATCCAGGTACTGGTTTGATGCGGGAGCAACCCCCTTCCACACTTGCTTCTTCCAAATGGAACTAATCCACTATTTTGGGACATTAAACTCACTGATAATGATGATCATGGCTCTTGATCGCTATGTGGCTATTTGTTACTCTCTGAGATATCAGGCTGTTATGACTAACCGCATCACGTACATCCTAAACATCACGGCTTGGGTAACTGCTTTTATCGCCCCCACAGTAGCCACCCTACACACTCAACAGCTTCCTTACTGCGGCCCTAAACTGATCATTCAGTGCTACTGCGACCACATCTCTATTACCAACCTGGCCTGTGCTGACAACAGCAAGCAGATTTTGGTGGCCCTGTGCGTTGCCCTACTCGTGCTTCTTCTCCCTCTAGCCTTCATCATTTACTCTTACTGTCACATCATAATGTCTCTAATGAGGCTGTCGAGCTCTCAGAGTCGCTGGAAAAGTTTTGCCACCTGCAGCACGCAGCTGTGCATCATTGCACTGTTTTACTTGCCTCGCTGCGCAGTGTATATAGCCAGTTTCCTGCAAATCCAAATCAGCAAAGATTTCAGGATAGTTCTCATACTACTCTACAGTCTCGTTCCACCACTGATAAACCCCTTCATTTACTGTTTACGAACACATGAAATCAGAAACATTGTGAGCAGATGGTTGAGCAGGCAAAGGGCCATGGGAGAAACGTCCAGAATTAATGTGATCACACTGTAG